The nucleotide window TCTCTTTGCATTTTTAAAGGTAACAGGTCCCCCAAAGGAGAGGTAGAAGTTAAGATTTAAACACTCCTGAGCCAGCTCCCAGCTCCCACTAAAGCAATGCATAATACCTCCAACCTCTTCTGCATGCTCTTCTCGCAGAATGGTAAGGAGATCCTCATGAGCATCGCGGTTATGGATGATAATTGGCATCTTTACCTTGCGTGCTAAGCGGATCTGCTGACGAAATACTTCTTGCTGTACTTCTCGTGGCGAAGTATCCCAATAGTAATCTAAGCCGATCTCCCCGATAGCTACCACCTTAGGGTGATGAGTAAGCTCTTCAATCCATTGGAGATCCTCTGGGTTCATATCCTTGGCATCTTGTGGATGCCATCCAACTGCTGCATAAATAAAATCATAGCGTTCAGCCAGCTCAAGGGTGGTAGGAATCGTTTCATGATTAAATCCCACATTGATGATGTACTGTAAACCAGCTGCTTGTGCACGCTCAATCACCGCTTCTTGATCCTCGATAAACTGCTCATCATTTAAGTGGGC belongs to Rubeoparvulum massiliense and includes:
- a CDS encoding TatD family hydrolase, with product MLIDTHAHLNDEQFIEDQEAVIERAQAAGLQYIINVGFNHETIPTTLELAERYDFIYAAVGWHPQDAKDMNPEDLQWIEELTHHPKVVAIGEIGLDYYWDTSPREVQQEVFRQQIRLARKVKMPIIIHNRDAHEDLLTILREEHAEEVGGIMHCFSGSWELAQECLNLNFYLSFGGPVTFKNAKRPKEVATQVPLDRLLIETDCPYLTPTPFRGKRNESAYVQYVAEAIAELRQLPVEELGQITSENAKRLLGLP